One window of Paroedura picta isolate Pp20150507F chromosome 2, Ppicta_v3.0, whole genome shotgun sequence genomic DNA carries:
- the MARCHF7 gene encoding E3 ubiquitin-protein ligase MARCHF7 isoform X2, with the protein MESKPSRIPRRVPTQPLNSRSTRTGAGSGGTRFTDSYCTRDSSLRLEPACQESSRLHSSGRDWAIGEREAYESPWKLPTSSPTRYSGTLDRPWSGRFLGSRNRLSASSSSPLSQSWFGESESTQGAYSSRLHNQQQDSDSKRPKLSYTSTSGVRSSGLNAVSDSPWRYSSVPRSSTMVLGSLGTELVRERRELETADPPIGSLVDYSHRSGDFPSSSYLQERSAASYAQGARPKDNSISSLRLNTSVNRQLPSEHQSSLLSRDHSWSSRSNYVPREVESSERNIQPEFTHGALRSGASSSSSSERITQSQRSLSEPPGDTEGRRTTRQLLSRLASSMSSTFFSRRSSQDSLTSRQLGPEHSSVSRTLSAPQASAANRAEGTEAQSPDVSQGFSFLRRRWGLSGVSLNPSSDSEAESYRPESESRNAGSWLSSSLRNRCTPLFSRRRREGRDETARTSTSETPARTLHLFRRRESGGETTLEAQSDSFRPAVRPPTPAVPNSATSASLPESGHSRRNSGMSGILPGSFLRFAVPPTLGNNLSDNVMITVDIIPSGWNQSDGQDTDKSKVPPSRDPERLQKIKESLLSEDSEEEEGDLCRICQMSSTSPTNPLIEPCKCTGSLRYVHQECMKKWLQSKINSGSSLEAVTTCELCKEKLHLNLDDFDIHELHRAHANEQADYEFISSGLYLVVLLHLCEQRFSDMLGAISEANTRVRFINLARTLQAHMDDIETSDDDSEDGDPGRPLDAA; encoded by the exons GAATCCAGTCGGCTGCATAGTTCTGGTAGAGATTGGGCCATTGGAGAAAGAGAAGCCTATGAAAGCCCGTGGAAGCTTCCAACTTCTTCTCCAACTCGCTACTCAGGAACACTTGACCGTCCATGGTCTGGAAGATTTTTGGGAAGCAGAAACAGATTG tCTGCATCGTCGTCTTCGCCTCTCTCGCAGTCTTGGTTTGGTGAATCTGAAAGTACTCAGGGAGCATATTCGTCAAGGCTGCATAATCAGCAGCAGGACAGTGATTCAAAGAGACCTAAACTTTCCTATACATCTACCTCTGGTGTGAGAAGTAGTGGTTTAAACGCAGTTTCAG ATTCCCCATGGAGGTATAGCAGTGTGCCCAGATCTTCAACTATGGTCCTTGGGTCATTAGGAACCGAACTtgtgagagagaggagagagctagAAACAGCAGACCCACCCATTGGTAGTCTTGTGGATTACAGTCACAGGAGTGGTGACTTCCCGTCTTCATCAT ATCTTCAGGAAAGATCTGCTGCTTCGTATGCACAAGGAGCAAGACCAAAAGACAACTCAATAAGCTCTTTGAGGCTGAACACATCCGTGAACCGCCAGTTGCCTTCTGAACATCAATCATCATTACTCTCTAGAGACCATAGCTGGAGTTCAAGATCCAACTATGTCCCAAGAGAAGTAGAATCTTCAGAAAGGAATATACAGCCAGAGTTTACCCATGGTGCCCTGAGAAGTGGAGCCAGTTCCTCTAGCAGTTCTGAGAGGATCACACAGTCCCAAAGGTCACTAAGTGAACCTCCTGGCGATACTGAAGGAAGGCGAACAACAAGGCAGCTGTTGTCTCGTTTAGCCTCTAGTATGTCCTCCACATTTTTCTCGAGAAGGTCTAGTCAAGATTCTTTGACTTCCAGACAATTAGGTCCCGAACATTCATCTGTTTCAAGAACTCTTTCTGCTCCTCAAGCCAGTGCTGCTAACAGAGCTGAAGGCACAGAAGCTCAGTCTCCTGACGTTTCTCAGGGATTTAGCTTCCTTAGAAGACGATGGGGCCTGTCTGGTGTTTCACTAAACCCTAGTTCTGATTCAGAAGCTGAGAGTTACAGACCTGAGTCTGAAAGCAGAAATGCCGGATCTTGGCTGTCATCATCTCTAAGGAATAGGTGTACACCTTTGTTTTccagaaggaggagagaaggaagagatgAAACTGCAAGAACCTCTACCTCTGAAACACCGGCTAGAACACTGCATCTTTTTAGGAGAAGAGAATCAGGTGGCGAAACAACTCTTGAAGCACAAAGTGATTCCTTCCGGCCTGCTGTGAGGCCACCAACACCCGCAGTACCGAACAGTGCTACATCTGCCTCATTGCCGGAGTCTGGGCATAGTAGAAGAAATTCAGGAATGTCCGGAATACTTCCTGGTTCATTTTTGCGGTTTGCTGTGCCGCCAACACTGGGGAACAACTTGTCTGACAATGTTATGATAACCGTAGACATTATTCCATCTGGCTGGAATCAGTCTGATGGACAAGATACCGACAAGTCCAAAGTACCTCCCTCAAGAGATCCTGAAAGGCTGCAGAAGATCAAAGAGAG tCTACTTTCAGAGGATtctgaagaggaagagggagactTGTGTAGAATATGTCAGATGTCATCTACATCCCCTACTAACCCTTTAATAGAGCCATGTAAATGCACTGGAAGTCTACGATATGTTCATCAGGAGTGTATGAAGAAGTGGCTACAATCCAAGATTAACTCTG GTTCTTCATTGGAAGCAGTGACTACTTGTGAACTGTGCAAAGAGAAGTTGCACCTCAATCTTGATGATTTCGATATCCATGAGCTTCACAGAGCACATGCAAACGAACAA gCAGACTATGAATTTATCAGTTCTGGGCTTTACCTTGTAGTATTGTTACACTTGTGTGAACAGCGCTTTTCAGATATGCTGGGAGCGATAAGTGAGGCCAACACTCGTGTCCGG TTTATTAATCTTGCAAGAACTCTTCAGGCACACATGGATGATATTGAAA CTTCAGACGACGATTCTGAAGACGGTGATCCTGGTAGACCGCTTGATGCTGCGTAA
- the MARCHF7 gene encoding E3 ubiquitin-protein ligase MARCHF7 isoform X3: protein MESKPSRIPRRVPTQPLNSRSTRTGAGSGGTRFTDSYCTRDSSLRLEPACQESSRLHSSGRDWAIGEREAYESPWKLPTSSPTRYSGTLDRPWSGRFLGSRNRLSASSSSPLSQSWFGESESTQGAYSSRLHNQQQDSDSKRPKLSYTSTSGVRSSGLNAVSDLQERSAASYAQGARPKDNSISSLRLNTSVNRQLPSEHQSSLLSRDHSWSSRSNYVPREVESSERNIQPEFTHGALRSGASSSSSSERITQSQRSLSEPPGDTEGRRTTRQLLSRLASSMSSTFFSRRSSQDSLTSRQLGPEHSSVSRTLSAPQASAANRAEGTEAQSPDVSQGFSFLRRRWGLSGVSLNPSSDSEAESYRPESESRNAGSWLSSSLRNRCTPLFSRRRREGRDETARTSTSETPARTLHLFRRRESGGETTLEAQSDSFRPAVRPPTPAVPNSATSASLPESGHSRRNSGMSGILPGSFLRFAVPPTLGNNLSDNVMITVDIIPSGWNQSDGQDTDKSKVPPSRDPERLQKIKESLLSEDSEEEEGDLCRICQMSSTSPTNPLIEPCKCTGSLRYVHQECMKKWLQSKINSGSSLEAVTTCELCKEKLHLNLDDFDIHELHRAHANEQADYEFISSGLYLVVLLHLCEQRFSDMLGAISEANTRVRFINLARTLQAHMDDIETASDDDSEDGDPGRPLDAA from the exons GAATCCAGTCGGCTGCATAGTTCTGGTAGAGATTGGGCCATTGGAGAAAGAGAAGCCTATGAAAGCCCGTGGAAGCTTCCAACTTCTTCTCCAACTCGCTACTCAGGAACACTTGACCGTCCATGGTCTGGAAGATTTTTGGGAAGCAGAAACAGATTG tCTGCATCGTCGTCTTCGCCTCTCTCGCAGTCTTGGTTTGGTGAATCTGAAAGTACTCAGGGAGCATATTCGTCAAGGCTGCATAATCAGCAGCAGGACAGTGATTCAAAGAGACCTAAACTTTCCTATACATCTACCTCTGGTGTGAGAAGTAGTGGTTTAAACGCAGTTTCAG ATCTTCAGGAAAGATCTGCTGCTTCGTATGCACAAGGAGCAAGACCAAAAGACAACTCAATAAGCTCTTTGAGGCTGAACACATCCGTGAACCGCCAGTTGCCTTCTGAACATCAATCATCATTACTCTCTAGAGACCATAGCTGGAGTTCAAGATCCAACTATGTCCCAAGAGAAGTAGAATCTTCAGAAAGGAATATACAGCCAGAGTTTACCCATGGTGCCCTGAGAAGTGGAGCCAGTTCCTCTAGCAGTTCTGAGAGGATCACACAGTCCCAAAGGTCACTAAGTGAACCTCCTGGCGATACTGAAGGAAGGCGAACAACAAGGCAGCTGTTGTCTCGTTTAGCCTCTAGTATGTCCTCCACATTTTTCTCGAGAAGGTCTAGTCAAGATTCTTTGACTTCCAGACAATTAGGTCCCGAACATTCATCTGTTTCAAGAACTCTTTCTGCTCCTCAAGCCAGTGCTGCTAACAGAGCTGAAGGCACAGAAGCTCAGTCTCCTGACGTTTCTCAGGGATTTAGCTTCCTTAGAAGACGATGGGGCCTGTCTGGTGTTTCACTAAACCCTAGTTCTGATTCAGAAGCTGAGAGTTACAGACCTGAGTCTGAAAGCAGAAATGCCGGATCTTGGCTGTCATCATCTCTAAGGAATAGGTGTACACCTTTGTTTTccagaaggaggagagaaggaagagatgAAACTGCAAGAACCTCTACCTCTGAAACACCGGCTAGAACACTGCATCTTTTTAGGAGAAGAGAATCAGGTGGCGAAACAACTCTTGAAGCACAAAGTGATTCCTTCCGGCCTGCTGTGAGGCCACCAACACCCGCAGTACCGAACAGTGCTACATCTGCCTCATTGCCGGAGTCTGGGCATAGTAGAAGAAATTCAGGAATGTCCGGAATACTTCCTGGTTCATTTTTGCGGTTTGCTGTGCCGCCAACACTGGGGAACAACTTGTCTGACAATGTTATGATAACCGTAGACATTATTCCATCTGGCTGGAATCAGTCTGATGGACAAGATACCGACAAGTCCAAAGTACCTCCCTCAAGAGATCCTGAAAGGCTGCAGAAGATCAAAGAGAG tCTACTTTCAGAGGATtctgaagaggaagagggagactTGTGTAGAATATGTCAGATGTCATCTACATCCCCTACTAACCCTTTAATAGAGCCATGTAAATGCACTGGAAGTCTACGATATGTTCATCAGGAGTGTATGAAGAAGTGGCTACAATCCAAGATTAACTCTG GTTCTTCATTGGAAGCAGTGACTACTTGTGAACTGTGCAAAGAGAAGTTGCACCTCAATCTTGATGATTTCGATATCCATGAGCTTCACAGAGCACATGCAAACGAACAA gCAGACTATGAATTTATCAGTTCTGGGCTTTACCTTGTAGTATTGTTACACTTGTGTGAACAGCGCTTTTCAGATATGCTGGGAGCGATAAGTGAGGCCAACACTCGTGTCCGG TTTATTAATCTTGCAAGAACTCTTCAGGCACACATGGATGATATTGAAA CAGCTTCAGACGACGATTCTGAAGACGGTGATCCTGGTAGACCGCTTGATGCTGCGTAA
- the MARCHF7 gene encoding E3 ubiquitin-protein ligase MARCHF7 isoform X1: MESKPSRIPRRVPTQPLNSRSTRTGAGSGGTRFTDSYCTRDSSLRLEPACQESSRLHSSGRDWAIGEREAYESPWKLPTSSPTRYSGTLDRPWSGRFLGSRNRLSASSSSPLSQSWFGESESTQGAYSSRLHNQQQDSDSKRPKLSYTSTSGVRSSGLNAVSDSPWRYSSVPRSSTMVLGSLGTELVRERRELETADPPIGSLVDYSHRSGDFPSSSYLQERSAASYAQGARPKDNSISSLRLNTSVNRQLPSEHQSSLLSRDHSWSSRSNYVPREVESSERNIQPEFTHGALRSGASSSSSSERITQSQRSLSEPPGDTEGRRTTRQLLSRLASSMSSTFFSRRSSQDSLTSRQLGPEHSSVSRTLSAPQASAANRAEGTEAQSPDVSQGFSFLRRRWGLSGVSLNPSSDSEAESYRPESESRNAGSWLSSSLRNRCTPLFSRRRREGRDETARTSTSETPARTLHLFRRRESGGETTLEAQSDSFRPAVRPPTPAVPNSATSASLPESGHSRRNSGMSGILPGSFLRFAVPPTLGNNLSDNVMITVDIIPSGWNQSDGQDTDKSKVPPSRDPERLQKIKESLLSEDSEEEEGDLCRICQMSSTSPTNPLIEPCKCTGSLRYVHQECMKKWLQSKINSGSSLEAVTTCELCKEKLHLNLDDFDIHELHRAHANEQADYEFISSGLYLVVLLHLCEQRFSDMLGAISEANTRVRFINLARTLQAHMDDIETASDDDSEDGDPGRPLDAA, from the exons GAATCCAGTCGGCTGCATAGTTCTGGTAGAGATTGGGCCATTGGAGAAAGAGAAGCCTATGAAAGCCCGTGGAAGCTTCCAACTTCTTCTCCAACTCGCTACTCAGGAACACTTGACCGTCCATGGTCTGGAAGATTTTTGGGAAGCAGAAACAGATTG tCTGCATCGTCGTCTTCGCCTCTCTCGCAGTCTTGGTTTGGTGAATCTGAAAGTACTCAGGGAGCATATTCGTCAAGGCTGCATAATCAGCAGCAGGACAGTGATTCAAAGAGACCTAAACTTTCCTATACATCTACCTCTGGTGTGAGAAGTAGTGGTTTAAACGCAGTTTCAG ATTCCCCATGGAGGTATAGCAGTGTGCCCAGATCTTCAACTATGGTCCTTGGGTCATTAGGAACCGAACTtgtgagagagaggagagagctagAAACAGCAGACCCACCCATTGGTAGTCTTGTGGATTACAGTCACAGGAGTGGTGACTTCCCGTCTTCATCAT ATCTTCAGGAAAGATCTGCTGCTTCGTATGCACAAGGAGCAAGACCAAAAGACAACTCAATAAGCTCTTTGAGGCTGAACACATCCGTGAACCGCCAGTTGCCTTCTGAACATCAATCATCATTACTCTCTAGAGACCATAGCTGGAGTTCAAGATCCAACTATGTCCCAAGAGAAGTAGAATCTTCAGAAAGGAATATACAGCCAGAGTTTACCCATGGTGCCCTGAGAAGTGGAGCCAGTTCCTCTAGCAGTTCTGAGAGGATCACACAGTCCCAAAGGTCACTAAGTGAACCTCCTGGCGATACTGAAGGAAGGCGAACAACAAGGCAGCTGTTGTCTCGTTTAGCCTCTAGTATGTCCTCCACATTTTTCTCGAGAAGGTCTAGTCAAGATTCTTTGACTTCCAGACAATTAGGTCCCGAACATTCATCTGTTTCAAGAACTCTTTCTGCTCCTCAAGCCAGTGCTGCTAACAGAGCTGAAGGCACAGAAGCTCAGTCTCCTGACGTTTCTCAGGGATTTAGCTTCCTTAGAAGACGATGGGGCCTGTCTGGTGTTTCACTAAACCCTAGTTCTGATTCAGAAGCTGAGAGTTACAGACCTGAGTCTGAAAGCAGAAATGCCGGATCTTGGCTGTCATCATCTCTAAGGAATAGGTGTACACCTTTGTTTTccagaaggaggagagaaggaagagatgAAACTGCAAGAACCTCTACCTCTGAAACACCGGCTAGAACACTGCATCTTTTTAGGAGAAGAGAATCAGGTGGCGAAACAACTCTTGAAGCACAAAGTGATTCCTTCCGGCCTGCTGTGAGGCCACCAACACCCGCAGTACCGAACAGTGCTACATCTGCCTCATTGCCGGAGTCTGGGCATAGTAGAAGAAATTCAGGAATGTCCGGAATACTTCCTGGTTCATTTTTGCGGTTTGCTGTGCCGCCAACACTGGGGAACAACTTGTCTGACAATGTTATGATAACCGTAGACATTATTCCATCTGGCTGGAATCAGTCTGATGGACAAGATACCGACAAGTCCAAAGTACCTCCCTCAAGAGATCCTGAAAGGCTGCAGAAGATCAAAGAGAG tCTACTTTCAGAGGATtctgaagaggaagagggagactTGTGTAGAATATGTCAGATGTCATCTACATCCCCTACTAACCCTTTAATAGAGCCATGTAAATGCACTGGAAGTCTACGATATGTTCATCAGGAGTGTATGAAGAAGTGGCTACAATCCAAGATTAACTCTG GTTCTTCATTGGAAGCAGTGACTACTTGTGAACTGTGCAAAGAGAAGTTGCACCTCAATCTTGATGATTTCGATATCCATGAGCTTCACAGAGCACATGCAAACGAACAA gCAGACTATGAATTTATCAGTTCTGGGCTTTACCTTGTAGTATTGTTACACTTGTGTGAACAGCGCTTTTCAGATATGCTGGGAGCGATAAGTGAGGCCAACACTCGTGTCCGG TTTATTAATCTTGCAAGAACTCTTCAGGCACACATGGATGATATTGAAA CAGCTTCAGACGACGATTCTGAAGACGGTGATCCTGGTAGACCGCTTGATGCTGCGTAA